The following DNA comes from Osmerus eperlanus unplaced genomic scaffold, fOsmEpe2.1 SCAFFOLD_635, whole genome shotgun sequence.
GCCACCACAGTCCCCAGACTTGAATATTATTATAATCTGTGGAGAGAAAGGgactttttcctttttttattattttaaaacaaaaaaaattataattaaaTAAAAAGTAATCTTGCTTTAAAATGTGAAGAAATCTGTCATGTTTAATGTTGTACCATTTAGAGGTTGGGTTTGCTTCTGTTCACTTATATTAATTGTAAAAGGCTTTTTGACCAGGGGTACCCTTGCACACTACTGTATATCTCTGTGCACTTAGGGATATTACTGTATGCCATGTGTGATGGTAAGGAGATGTAATTACAGGCAGCGTTACTATTCCTTGATTATTCTTTGTCCTCTTTTGGGTAATAATTGAATTGCATAAACACAGTTTTTGTAGTGAATATATAGGTTGTACAGAAAAAAACATCTCTATAGGAAAACAAATTACTATCCTTATGCACTGAACTTCCACACCAATCCCAAATTCAAAACGAGCATTATTTTTCTAGAaatcaatccatccatccattttcTAAACTGCTTAATCCTCCTAGTCAGGGTCATGGGGGGACTGGAGCCTAGCCCAACAGACACTGAGTGAAAGGCATGAATGCATCCTTGGCAGGTCACCAATCTATCGCAGGACCTCCAGCTGTACAGTAAAATATTATATGATTTTTCTGTacagtaaaataataataaaatatgacAAATTCagcttttgttttgaaaatgtcCGCTCTTTTGTACACCGGAAGTGGCTTATTATGACTCACATTAGGTTCCTTCTCATTCGAAGCTTTTACGCTCGCAAGGTGAGCAGTAAGCAAACGCAGTGTTTGGTTATTTGCATGATATATCTCCAGCTAAGCTAGACCGTTACGAACACACTGTTCAGTTATAATTGCGTCTCGGTTGTTGTTCCGTCAAATAGCCTTTAGGAAACCACCGCCGATTGCAATTTGGTAGCTAGCTTCATTGCTTGCCATCTAATGTTAGCTGCAGAAGCCAGTAAACCGTGAAGTGCACGTTAGAGTAATAaagcactagctagctagtggTGACAGCTAGTGAGTTATTTTGAGTGTATTACAAAAGCATTAGCGAgttgtttgtgcttattttGTTATATGGATTCCATTGACGTATATTTACAGCTAAGTTACTAAATGGCTTGGACATAGGTGTTTGCCTTTGTTTTGACCAAGCACTTCTGTCTGAGCATGCTCACTAGCTTGCTACAAGTGAAAGTAATTAAATTATGTTGCAAAATAACGCTACAAAacttaaatacttttttttagcTTGCATGAAAATATCTATAGCCGTCTGTTTTTTCCCCTCaagatgtattattattaaaattAGTTGATGTTGGTGCTTTATTTTGTAACACTGTGACTAACTTTCACCTTTGTCGTTCTTCTTTCAGACTTCCTCAGCAATAGTGTGGTATTTTCACTACTGTGACTTTAATTAAACGCAGACCGCCCCAACATTAATGTTGCAAGCCTGACAGCGGATTTAATCGGTTTGTTGGTGGCTGTGACCACTGATTCCACAGTCAGCAAGCTGGATGCTTTCCTGGCCTCAGACTTCTCCAGGCTCGGCCGCCGTTCGTTGGCCACCCGGCTGGACTTCCTGCACATGAAACATCTGAAGCGCAAGCGGAAAAGCAACTACAGCGCGAAGGAGACGCAGGCCCTCATCCGCGAGATACACAAGCGCCGGCACATCCTCTTCTCCAAGCAGCAGAACACCGCCATCAAGGAGTTGAAGCGCAGGGCTTGGGAGGAGGTGGCGAACTGCGTCAACGCTCTGGGCGAGGGCGACCTGCGCACTGCTGTCGAGGTCAAGAGGCGGTACCTGGACTGGAGGGTGCTGATGAAGAGGAAGCAAGTCAGAGCGGAGCTGTCCGGTCTCAAGGACGAGAACGATCCGTCCTTGAGCGAGGATAATGTTCTGTGCAGGGCAGACCTGCCACCAGACCTTGGTGGCTTCCCCAAGGACCAGGACTGTGATTGGCAGAACTTCTCTGATATGGAAAGGGCCAACAGCCCCCCAGCAGTCCAGGTGCAGAGCCGGGAGGAAAACCGAGAATATATTTAGTTTTGGTGTTTGTGGTTTTGTGTGCGATTGTGTGTCATTTTATGTTTCATACGGTGTACATACCCGctcacacaaaggcacacacatttTGAAAAGAACATTTAAGTCGTTTCATGTTGCACATAAATGAGCTTCTGATTGCGCTTCTTTTAAGGGCGACGgcggagaagaagaagatgatgaagaagaagaagaagaagaagaagagcgtGAAGAAGAGAACGAGGAGGACCATTTCCCGCTCACGTTGCCGGACGTGGACCGGGAGGGATGCGTGCCGGACACATTCTCCCGCGTCGACGAGTTCGGTCTGCGCACCGGCGCCAAGGCGGAGCGGGACCTGGAGGCAGAGCTGCCGCCGGACGGGGCGGGCGTAGCGGGGCTGGTCTTGGGGATGGGCGGCGTGGGGAGCCTGGACCTGCTGGTCGCCGTGGCCCGGCagaggctggagctggagcgGCGTCGCCTGCAGGTGGAGACGGAGCGGCTGCGGGTGGAGAAACGGCGCCTCCTGGTGGAGCGGGAGAAGCTGCGGCAGGCGGAGGTGGAGCGGGAGCGCCTGCAGGTGGAGCGGGACCGTCTGCGGGTGGAGAAGGAGCGGCTGGTGGGCCAGGTGGGGCGGGGCGCGCCCGCGCCCGCGGAGGACTGCGAGCGGGAGCGGAAGGCGTGGCAGGTCGCCGCGCCGCCGGCCCAGACTCAGCCCGCCGCCAGCCTGGCGTCCGAGCGGCTGCAGCTGGAGACGGAGCGGAtgcagctggagaaggagacgCTCACGTTCTTCAAGCTGGAGTCCGGCCGCCTGCAGATTGAGAAGGAGCGCTTCCGGGTGGAGAAGGAGCGCATGCGGCTGCAGAAAGACGGACAGCAGCTGGCCCTCCAGGGGCAATAGGACTGTGACCTGGCCGGGGAATCTGCAGCACATGAGACTTCTTtaggggaggtgtggatgaggaaggGGAGACATTCACTGGGACAGGGAGAGCCGGGTGTGGTTGACTTTcttaaaggtacaataggtgATATTTTTGTGTTAAAACATTGTTACAAGACCATTGTCAATCCCTTCCTATCATTGGCTCACTGACATGTTGACTCACCCTCTGCCTGTGTTTATAGTCCTTAAATTCGGTTTTGAAAATACACAGTTGACGGACCGACACTCTGTACCAAAACATTGTATAGCTGTACAATAGTTCAAGCTCATTGGTTAAAAATTGGTTCTAATTGCCACAGCCAATGGCGTTGGGGTGTTTCAACGTCAGCGTGTTCACAGAGAAGGGGTAGCAATAAACAGTGTTGTGCTTTGAGGGTGTTTGTTGCTGCAACTCCTCTCTTGACCATTAGTAGTCCGAAgttacctattgtacctttaacTGAAATGAAATGCTCAGTAGAGAGCAGCTTGTTtagtttcttcctctctctggatTGAGGCCAGTGCAGTACCCTTGCTCCCCTCAAACAAAGCCCTCTCCTGTCCATTCAGTTTTCTGAATGTTCAAGCCTTCTGATTCATACAGTATGGAAAGGCCTTATAGCTTACCACCCTCTTCTTGATACAGAGGTgaacattattatttattttatagcAACACTATATGTTTTTACTAGCCATTTCCTTGGGTTGAGTGGTGTTAATGTTACTGATGTTGAAATGTCCGAGTGTAGCAGGGGCATTAGACTAGCAGCTTGTGCAGGTCCATATTGTTAAGGAGCTTTGGCACAGGGCCCAAGTCTCAGGATGGATGGCATAGTAGGCTTTACTCCAGGGGGCAATGTAGCCAATTATTCTCTACTGCTGATGTGTGGGATTCCCATGATAAGGACTTGCCTCACTACATATAAAGTAGAATTGAAACATTATTTGAATCCGAAAGACTTAAGATACATAAATTGTATCTTTCAATCAGAACTACATCCTTTTCAGTGTTGCACAATTTTGGGGAATTATCGGTGCTGCCTGTATAAATTGTTTAATACCATCATGAACATAGTTTCCATATTTCCTGTTTTTCCCCATAATGCATTACAGATAATTCCAAGCTGAGGAATGTGGTCTGGAACCATAATACAATGTTACTTGAAATTTTCACTTCTCAAAGTACTGTACAACAAACAATGAAAACCAATCATAATCAACCTGTGTTCACTTTGGAAAACAGTCATTGATTGTTTGTATAGATCTCATCTCCCTTTTGTTTTTTAATATAACTATGCCGTGGTAGGTGCCTGACTGTTAAAGCATGCTGAAACTCGCAGGCATAATTATAGGGGGGAAGCAGTTTGCAGACTAGGTTCAATAAACGTCTGAGGTGTCACGTGAGGTTCAACAGAGTTTACGAATGTAACCGCTAATTATCGGTTTGcataaaacaaaatgttttgtaCTCAGGACTAGTCTGTTGTCTGAGGGAACTGCTTGGAAATAGAATATGTAGCATTCATGTCTTTTTTCGTGTGTCAGGGTACACGTGCTACATAAATACTGTGATTAGTCAGTTGCAAATAACATTGCATGTCCTTTGCCATTTTGTCCTTGTCATTGTTGTCATACTGCCCTCTTGTGGGTAAAATGCCACACGTCAAAAAAAGATTCGGAGATGTACTCGCATATTTAGTCCATATTAGAATACAGAATAAAAATACCTAGCTGTATCTGTTGACCTTTTATGCTACTGCGTTATGTGTTGAAAGTACAAGCAAGCCTTTATTTTAAATgtcatttaaaatatattttccaaATGTTTCATGTTGTGCAAGCATTAGTCGGCATGATTCCGCATGATGTCTTTTTAAGGTGTCTTAATGATTTCAAAACCATGATTATCTCTCATCAGCACAGCTATGAAATCATTACAGGCAGCTTCTACAGTTTCTACGGTGAGTGTCCTCTGTTCACCCAGGCTTATTGGGGTCCACATGTACCCAGTGGTCTCCCCAAAAATGCCAACGAACCTGAAGGGAATGCTAACGAACACAACTTCTGAGACCTACAGCAAGCACCACAATTCATTGGACAGTGTCACATTTTTGAGTATGCAGGTTAGGGTACTTGGGGGGGCATTAACAGGGTGTTGCTGCAAAAAAGCATGCATGCTCAGTCAACCTGCCCTGTATAAATAAAGGTTAGTAATAATAAAGAAAGGATACAATGACACTGAGGTTGACGTTACAGACTGCAGCTGTTTTTTATGgccataaaaaaaatattggccTGTTTAACAGTAGAATAAagtaatatttttttatgtttggTTGCATATCCTTTGCATGCAATGACAGCTTGAAGttatagacatcaccagacgctgggtatCCACTGGCAGCCATACAAGCCCAAGAGCCataacaccccctccaccatgtTTCACGGATGGGGTGGTGTGCTTTGGATCATGGCCATTCCCTTTTTGTCTCCACGCTGATACATTTATTAACATTAATATTAATATGTTAATCTTTGTCTCATCGGTCCACAAGACTGTTCCAGAACTCTTGGAGCTTTTT
Coding sequences within:
- the LOC134015570 gene encoding myb/SANT-like DNA-binding domain-containing protein 4; this translates as MKHLKRKRKSNYSAKETQALIREIHKRRHILFSKQQNTAIKELKRRAWEEVANCVNALGEGDLRTAVEVKRRYLDWRVLMKRKQVRAELSGLKDENDPSLSEDNVLCRADLPPDLGGFPKDQDCDWQNFSDMERANSPPAVQGDGGEEEDDEEEEEEEEEREEENEEDHFPLTLPDVDREGCVPDTFSRVDEFGLRTGAKAERDLEAELPPDGAGVAGLVLGMGGVGSLDLLVAVARQRLELERRRLQVETERLRVEKRRLLVEREKLRQAEVERERLQVERDRLRVEKERLVGQVGRGAPAPAEDCERERKAWQVAAPPAQTQPAASLASERLQLETERMQLEKETLTFFKLESGRLQIEKERFRVEKERMRLQKDGQQLALQGQ